The following are encoded together in the Humulus lupulus chromosome 5, drHumLupu1.1, whole genome shotgun sequence genome:
- the LOC133780656 gene encoding disease resistance protein RPM1-like, with protein sequence MAESPVTFLVEKLAALFEREVNLLRGVREEVVCLRGDLEQMRAFLRIADALHESDEELSVWVRQVRDVAHETEDLLDEYTLLQGHNHGHGLYGAFCRLACCIKNMKACYRIAADLKSINLRLRKISQVHKRLRHKFSRVEHGSSSAGALNTWQDRRDDALLLDKSDLVWIDERKKQLVEWLTKGGSGREVVSLAGQGGMGKTTLAKQVYDDDEVKKNFKVRAWITVSQSFEIEDVLRDMVEQLFKAKKRRVPSSVENMNNNRLKTTIKELLQRKRYLIVLDDVWQLHAWRALQYALPNNSFGSRVMLTTRNTDVASTAGIESEGKTYFLEPLPLAESWDLFCRKTFQGITCPSHLEEICKWILKKCEGLPLAIVAISGVLATKDTRRIDEWDMVARSLGAEIDGNDKLKDLKKVLSLSFNDLPYYLKSCFLYMSIFPEDHLIERMRVIRLWVAEGFIEAKEGKVLEEVADDYLNDLLNRSLMQVATTTSDGRVKTFRIHDLLREIIISKSRDQNFATIVKEQNIQWSDRARRLSVHYTLQHLQPNRSVSQLRSLFVFEVVEKLRLHTLFPGGFRLLSVLDLQNSHLKRFPIEVVNLFYLKYLSLRDTQVKIVPRLIGNLQNLETLDLKHSQVTELPVEILKLQRLRHLLLYRNEYIYHELFESKSGFKFMGNIGVLQSLQKLCFIEVNHGGDYNVVKEVRNLTQLRRLGIIKLRREDGKVLCSSIEKLTNLRALSIASIEEDEIIDLDHLSTPPVLLQRLYMRGRLEMLPHWISSLQSLVKLSLKWSRLKDDPLVYLQHIPNLVQLILCQVFTGDKLCFRAGGFRKLKILGLDDFDELKCIQLEPGAMEFLENLSIRQCERLETVPSGIENLTKLKLLEFFDMPAELFNTLRPDVKDSDYWRVAHIPEVYSTYWIEGEWKVYSLESLSDGENCPLPNTVIKTLDLHTRWK encoded by the coding sequence ATGGCTGAGAGTCCAGTAACCTTTTTAGTAGAAAAGCTAGCAGCACTGTTTGAAAGAGAGGTGAACCTCTTAAGAGGGGTTCGGGAAGAAGTTGTGTGTCTAAGAGGTGATCTTGAACAAATGAGGGCATTCCTCAGAATTGCTGATGCATTGCATGAGAGTGATGAGGAGCTCAGTGTATGGGTTAGGCAAGTCAGAGATGTTGCCCATGAAACTGAGGATCTTCTTGACGAGTACACACTTCTCCAAGGACATAATCATGGACATGGTCTCTATGGCGCTTTCTGCAGATTGGCTTGCTGTATTAAGAACATGAAAGCTTGTTATCGAATCGCAGCAGACTTGAAGAGCATTAACTTGAGACTTCGAAAGATCAGCCAGGTTCACAAGCGGCTTCGTCACAAGTTCAGCAGAGTTGAACATGGTTCTAGCTCGGCTGGTGCTCTCAACACTTGGCAGGATCGTCGTGACGATGCCCTTCTGTTGGACAAATCTGATCTCGTGTGGATCGATGAGCGAAAGAAGCAGCTTGTTGAGTGGCTCACCAAAGGTGGTTCCGGTCGAGAAGTTGTTTCACTGGCTGGACAAGGTGGTATGGGGAAGACCACCTTGGCTAAGCAAGTctatgatgatgatgaagttaaGAAGAATTTCAAAGTACGTGCATGGATCACTGTTTCCCAATCTTTTGAAATAGAGGACGTGCTCAGAGACATGGTTGAACAGCTATTCAAAGCGAAAAAAAGAAGAGTGCCATCATCAGTTGAGAACATGAACAACAATCGCCTCAAAACGACAATCAAGGAGTTGCTGCAAAGAAAAAGGTATCTGATTGTTTTGGATGATGTGTGGCAGTTGCACGCATGGCGTGCTTTGCAGTATGCTTTGCCTAACAACAGCTTCGGTAGCAGAGTTATGCTCACTACTCGAAATACTGATGTAGCTTCTACTGCGGGCATAGAATCAGAAGGCAAAACATACTTTTTGGAGCCTTTACCCCTGGCCGAGTCATGGGACTTGTTCTGTAGAAAGACGTTTCAGGGGATTACGTGTCCTTCTCACTTAGAGGAAATTTGTAAGTGGATTTTGAAAAAATGTGAAGGATTGCCTCTTGCCATTGTAGCAATCAGTGGTGTCTTGGCTACAAAAGATACACGCAGGATCGACGAGTGGGACATGGTTGCTCGTAGCCTTGGAGCTGAAATTGATGGAAATGACAAACTGAAGGATCTGAAAAAGGTTCTTTCTCTTAGTTTCAATGATCTGCCTTACTATCTCAAGTCATGTTTCTTGTACATGAGCATCTTTCCTGAGGATCATCTCATCGAGCGTATGAGGGTAATTCGCTTGTGGGTAGCAGAGGGATTCATTGAAGCAAAAGAAGGTAAGGTATTGGAAGAAGTAGCTGATGACTATCTCAATGATCTCTTGAATAGAAGCTTGATGCAAGTTGCAACAACTACGAGTGATGGAAGGGTCAAAACTTTTCGGATCCATGACCTTCTCAGAGAGATCATCATTTCGAAATCAAGAGATCAGAACTTTGCTACAATTGTGAAAGAACAGAATATTCAGTGGTCTGATAGAGCTCGGCGCTTGTCAGTACATTACACCTTGCAACATCTTCAGCCCAATAGGTCAGTTTCTCAACTACGATCTCTCTTTGTGTTTGAGGTTGTTGAGAAATTACGGTTGCATACATTGTTTCCAGGTGGTTTTCGGTTACTTTCTGTCTTAGATCTTCAAAATTCTCATTTGAAGAGATTTCCAATTGAAGTTGTGAACTTATTTTACTTGAAATATCTGAGCTTAAGGGATACCCAAGTAAAAATAGTTCCAAGATTAATTGGGAACCTTCAGAACTTAGAGACATTAGACCTTAAACATTCTCAAGTTACTGAGTTACCTGTTGAGATACTCAAGCTCCAACGGTTGCGCCATCTCTTGCTATATCGAAACGAGTACATATATCATGAGCTTTTTGAATCAAAGTCTGGTTTTAAATTTATGGGAAACATTGGAGTTCTGCAATCCTTACAAAAATTATGCTTCATTGAGGTAAATCATGGTGGTGATTATAATGTTGTCAAGGAGGTGAGGAATTTAACTCAGCTAAGAAGGCTAGGCATTATAAAGTTGAGAAGAGAAGATGGAAAAGTTCTATGTTCATCAATTGAAAAGCTTACTAATCTTCGTGCACTCTCAATAGCTTCGATTGAAGAAGATGAGATCATTGATCTTGATCACCTTTCTACTCCTCCAGTGCTGCTTCAAAGGCTGTACATGAGAGGAAGGTTGGAAATGCTACCTCACTGGATTTCTTCACTCCAAAGCCTTGTCAAACTGTCTTTGAAGTGGAGCAGATTAAAGGATGATCCATTGGTGTACCTACAGCACATTCCCAATCTTGTTCAGCTAATATTATGCCAGGTATTCACTGGAGATAAGTTGTGCTTTCGGGCTGGTGGATTTAGAAAGCTGAAGATTTTAGGCCTGGATGATTTTGATGAGCTCAAATGCATACAATTGGAGCCAGGGGCAATGGAATTTCTTGAGAATCTAAGCATCAGACAGTGTGAGCGTCTTGAGACGGTTCCCTCAGGCATTGAAAATCTAACCAAACTGAAATTGCTTGAGTTTTTTGATATGCCTGCAGAACTATTCAACACTCTTCGTCCTGATGTGAAAGATAGTGATTATTGGAGAGTGGCACACATCCCAGAAGTTTATTCAACCTACTGGATAGAAGGAGAATGGAAAGTATATTCCTTGGAGAGTTTGAGCGATGGAGAGAACTGTCCTCTACCTAACACTGTCATCAAAACTCTTGATCTTCATACTCGTTGGAAGTAA